A genomic region of Culex pipiens pallens isolate TS unplaced genomic scaffold, TS_CPP_V2 Cpp_Un0070, whole genome shotgun sequence contains the following coding sequences:
- the LOC120427651 gene encoding uncharacterized protein LOC120427651, translating into MASLRDLFKFERGLFDSLANLEDFVENFDAKRDAARVESRLERLETVFKDFMENRARLESKHEQDLSSASEPKDPEAKEKKQQARETNKVTRLDFENRYLDLKDFLVSKRVKPTAEASSLAPPPCQPLSSRFQLPSFKIQSFDGDLTKWMSFRDAFKSVIDKDPSLSGVDKLNYLRSLVQLGASTIVEGVDVKETNFDVAWDLLTLRYENNKLISRALMDDLLDTEPIKRESYEALITLIDSFERNLMQLKKLGLKTDDWSPILAHLLYSRLDTDTQRHWENHHKSREVPDYKEMLKFLQDHLTTLQPLVNKKPRVQEHRQEASKPTPKTKFGSTLTTTTSSQIKSCPFCQKSTHSPFKCESFLKLNPFQRYELAKKIGLCLNCLNPFHLARACPSSACRVCGQRHHTMLHRRSTNTPNQELTLSHSTTNAQFQTQPGRVSNSQSQSQTSAPPMLPSTSDQPSLSLTACTPNNANVVFLSTAVVKIADSHGNTYLARALLDCCSERNLMSERLAQKLVLRRQNDPLSLQGVGSSQAVSKQSTLAKILSRWTDYSIDLKFHILPEFKPIVPSDCVQTQTWTHPIPSSLFLADPRFFEPNQIDLIIGAEVHYRLLLNGFIDLGPNLPILKETVFGWIVSGKCSTSSRPSSLTMVCSNADLEKQVARFWELESCHSESVLSVEEKQCEEYFAKTTIRDSTGRFVVRLPKKEAVLEKLGESRAIAERRFHYIERRLQGKPTLGESYAAFIREYVDLGHMSVVDPRNDTLPAKAKPYYMPHHCIERPESTTTKLRVVFDASCATDTGISLNDALAVGPVVQDDLFSLILRFRLEPFVLVADIEKMYRQVLVHPDDRHLQRILYRASPTEPLQTYELRTVTYGTASAPFLATRCLKQLALEEEHRFPEAAKVLARDFYMDDLLCGVETAREGIELSRQLIELLGSAGFKLCKWASNSSTILQNIPAELRENRSEFELDSSSAPIKTLGLLWQPADDVFLFKVPIWDVRAPITKRLVVSDTARLFDPQGLVGPVILRSKTFVQQLWKAKVAWDRILSEKQQQYWKEFRTDLDALNTFTVPRWAVPGSQPVETQLHIFCDASELGYGACAYLRTESGNGTVSVNLLTAKSRVVSLSKQINLPRLELCGALLAAHLYEKIAPNLPPNIRVFFWTDSMLVLHWLAASPSRWKKFVANRVSEIQEVTAGHVWLHVPGVDNPADVISRGMTATQLIDCMLWWQGPSWLRQSSRFWPCIVRTSDDLFDKEQLEERPVVALPAVAETSIFGVTSSLSELIRKVAYYRRFSYNARECNRSNRRVGPLSTAELNESLLCLAKLAQQESFPKDLHAIRTTGQVESTSKLKSLSPILVDGVLRTRGRLQHADVPYDRKHPIILDNKHPFTLMIMRYNHLKYLHAGPQLLIAAVRAMFWPLRARDLARKVVHECVDCFRCKPRTSDQIMGDLPAVRVLPILPFLNSGVDFCGPFYLRPPHRKAAPQKCFVAVFVCMATKAVHLELVGDLSADSFIAALKRFAARRGVPKTLFCDNGTNFVGARRTLNEFLRLLKTQQAQDQVVRSCSADGIQFQFIPPRTPHFGGIWEAAVKSLKNHLRRTVGNANLTAEQMSTFLAQAEACLNSRPLTPISNNPDDLDVLTPGHFLVHRPLIAIPEPSYEEIATNRLSQWQMIQEYLRRLWKRWSTEYLSGLQQRTRWTHERDNIRIGTMVLVKEDNLPPQKWRIGRVIEIFPGKDGHVRVVKLRTPDGVYTRAVTRLCVLPIDDNQQPAQDSQ; encoded by the coding sequence ATGGCGTCGCTTCGTGaccttttcaaatttgagcGTGGCCTTTTCGACTCACTCGCCAATTTGGAAgattttgtggaaaatttcGATGCGAAACGAGACGCGGCCAGGGTTGAATCTCGTCTGGAGCGACTGGAAACGGTTTTCAAGGATTTTATGGAAAATCGTGCCAGACTTGAGTCGAAGCATGAACAAGATTTGAGTTCGGCCAGCGAACCCAAAGACCCCGAAGCAAAGGAGAAGAAGCAGCAAGCACGAGAAACAAACAAGGTTACCAGATTGGATTTCGAAAATCGTTATTTGGACCTCAAGGACTTTCTGGTCTCGAAGCGTGTTAAACCGACTGCTGAAGCTTCTTCCCTTGCCCCTCCGCCCTGCCAACCCCTGTCCTCTCGATTTCAACTCCCTAGTTTCAAAATCCAATCCTTTGACGGTGATCTAACTAAATGGATGAGCTTTCGTGACGCGTTCAAAAGTGTGATCGATAAGGACCCGTCGCTGTCAGGTGTGGATAAGCTGAATTACCTTCGCTCGTTGGTTCAGCTTGGTGCCAGTACAATTGTGGAAGGAGTGGATGTGAAGGAGACTAACTTTGATGTCGCGTGGGACCTGCTGACGCTGCGGTACGAGAACAATAAGCTCATCTCCCGCGCGCTGATGGACGACCTGTTGGACACCGAACCGATCAAACGAGAATCTTACGAAGCACTAATCACCCTTATCGACTCGTTTGAACGCAACCTGATGCAGCTAAAGAAGCTCGGACTCAAGACGGACGACTGGTCACCCATACTTGCACATCTGCTGTATAGTCGTTTGGATACGGACACTCAACGCCACTGGGAGAACCACCACAAGTCGCGAGAAGTACCCGATTACAAGGAGATGCTCAAATTTCTTCAAGATCACCTGACCACGCTTCAGCCACTGGTCAACAAAAAGCCACGTGTGCAGGAGCATCGCCAGGAAGCTAGCAAACCAACCCCCAAGACGAAGTTCGGTTCGACGCTCACGACAACAACAAGCTCCCAGATCAAGAGTTGTCCattctgtcaaaaatccacccaCTCTCCTTTCAAATGCGAATCCTTCCTCAAGTTGAATCCCTTCCAGAGGTACGAGTTAGCCAAGAAAATTGGGCTTTGTTTGAATTGCCTCAATCCCTTCCATTTGGCACGGGCTTGTCCTAGCTCAGCATGTCGCGTTTGTGGTCAGCGACACCACACCATGCTCCATCGTCGGTCTACTAACACACCCAACCAGGAGCTCACGTTGTCGCATTCCACTACAAACGCCCAGTTCCAGACCCAGCCTGGTAGAGTCTCAAATTCCCAATCGCAATCGCAAACCTCCGCTCCGCCTATGCTACCCTCAACCTCCGATCAACCCTCGTTGTCGCTAACTGCTTGTACGCCGAACAATGCCAACGTTGTTTTCCTCTCGACGGCTGTGGTCAAGATCGCAGACTCTCATGGGAACACTTACCTCGCTCGCGCGCTCCTGGATTGCTGTTCGGAGCGGAATCTCATGAGTGAACGGCTGGCGCAGAAGCTGGTTCTTCGCCGGCAGAATGACCCGCTGTCGCTACAAGGTGTTGGTTCCAGTCAAGCAGTTTCGAAGCAGTCTACGTTGGCCAAGATTCTCTCTCGGTGGACAGACTACTCCATTGATTTGAAGTTCCACATTTTGCCGGAGTTCAAACCCATTGTTCCGTCGGACTGTGTGCAGACCCAGACCTGGACACACCCAATACCATCGTCGTTGTTCCTCGCCGATCCTCGCTTTTTCGAACCAAACCAAATAGATTTGATCATCGGCGCTGAAGTTCACTACCGTCTCTTGCTGAATGGTTTCATTGATCTTGGACCGAACCTACCCATTCTCAAGGAGACCGTCTTTGGTTGGATCGTGTCTGGCAAGTGCAGCACCTCGTCCAGACCATCGTCGCTCACTATGGTCTGTAGCAATGCCGATCTGGAGAAACAAGTCGCTCGTTTTTGGGAGTTAGAGTCGTGCCACTCAGAGAGCGTTCTTTCGGTGGAAGAAAAACAGTGTGAGGAGTACTTCGCAAAAACAACAATTCGGGATTCTACTGGTCGCTTTGTCGTACGTCTGCCCAAGAAGGAAGCTGTATTGGAGAAATTGGGCGAGTCACGTGCGATAGCTGAGCGTAGATTCCACTACATCGAGCGTCGATTGCAAGGCAAACCCACACTTGGAGAGTCGTACGCAGCATTCATCAGGGAATACGTAGATCTTGGGCACATGTCGGTAGTTGATCCTCGTAACGATACTCTTCCAGCAAAAGCTAAACCGTACTACATGCCACACCACTGTATCGAACGACCGGAGAGCACCACTACCAAACTACGCGTCGTCTTCGATGCTTCGTGTGCGACTGACACTGGTATATCCCTGAACGATGCGCTCGCAGTTGGACCTGTCGTACAAGACGACTTGTTCAGCCTGATCTTACGCTTTCGCCTCGAGCCGTTCGTGTTGGTAGCAGACATCGAAAAGATGTACAGACAGGTGTTAGTACATCCCGACGATCGGCATCTACAGCGAATTTTGTATCGAGCGAGTCCTACCGAACCACTACAGACGTACGAGCTCCGGACTGTAACGTACGGCACTGCATCCGCACCTTTCCTCGCCACCCGTTGTTTGAAGCAACTTGCTCTGGAAGAAGAGCACAGATTCCCTGAGGCGGCAAAGGTGTTAGCAAGGGACTTTTACATGGATGATCTACTCTGTGGGGTGGAAACGGCACGAGAAGGGATCGAACTCAGCCGTCAGCTTATTGAGCTTCTCGGGTCGGCCGGCTTTAAGTTGTGTAAGTGGGCTTCTAACAGCTCCACAATCCTTCAAAACATCCCGGCTGAACTTCGCGAAAACCGCAGTGAGTTCGAACTAGATTCGTCATCGGCGCCGATCAAGACCTTGGGACTGCTGTGGCAACCAGCAGACGACGTGTTCCTGTTCAAGGTTCCAATTTGGGACGTTCGAGCGCCTATCACCAAACGTCTGGTCGTATCAGATACTGCTCGATTGTTCGACCCGCAAGGCTTAGTTGGACCGGTTATCTTGCGCTCTAAGACCTTCGTGCAACAGCTGTGGAAGGCCAAGGTCGCCTGGGACCGTATTCTGAGCGAAAAGCAGCAGCAGTACTGGAAGGAGTTTCGCACGGATTTGGACGCTCTCAACACGTTTACGGTTCCACGGTGGGCGGTGCCTGGCTCACAACCTGTCGAAACGCAACTGCACATCTTCTGTGATGCGTCGGAACTTGGCTACGGAGCGTGTGCGTACTTGCGCACCGAATCGGGCAATGGAACAGTCTCGGTCAACCTACTAACTGCCAAGTCAAGAGTCGTCTCCCTCAGCAAGCAAATTAATCTCCCTCGCCTCGAGCTGTGCGGCGCACTACTCGCTGCTCATTTGTACGAAAAGATCGCACCCAATCTCCCACCAAACATCCGAGTTTTCTTCTGGACGGATTCAATGCTAGTCCTCCACTGGCTAGCCGCATCACCCTCCCGCTGGAAGAAATTCGTGGCAAATCGAGTGTCGGAGATTCAAGAGGTCACTGCTGGACACGTGTGGCTGCACGTACCTGGGGTGGACAACCCTGCTGACGTGATCTCTCGGGGAATGACCGCTACCCAGCTCATCGACTGTATGCTGTGGTGGCAAGGACCATCGTGGCTGAGGCAGAGTAGCAGATTCTGGCCCTGCATCGTACGGACTTCGGACGACCTTTTCGACAAGGAACAGCTGGAAGAACGACCTGTCGTCGCCCTACCTGCTGTGGCTGAAACGAGCATTTTCGGTGTCACTTCGTCGCTTTCCGAGCTGATTCGAAAGGTAGCCTACTACAGAAGGTTTTCCTACAACGCTCGTGAGTGCAACCGATCGAACCGCAGAGTTGGACCTCTCTCGACTGCGGAACTGAACGAATCTCTCCTGTGCCTCGCAAAACTTGCCCAACAAGAATCGTTCCCAAAGGATTTGCACGCCATTCGCACCACAGGTCAAGTAGAATCCACCTCCAAACTCAAGTCGTTGTCACCAATACTCGTGGATGGAGTTCTTCGTACGCGTGGTCGTCTTCAACACGCTGATGTGCCCTACGATCGCAAACACCCGATCATCTTGGACAACAAACACCCTTTCACACTGATGATCATGCGCTACAACCATCTCAAGTACCTACACGCTGGGCCTCAGTTGTTGATCGCCGCTGTACGCGCCATGTTCTGGCCACTTCGCGCTCGTGACCTGGCTCGAAAAGTTGTCCATGAGTGCGTTGACTGTTTTCGCTGCAAACCTCGCACATCGGACCAAATCATGGGGGATCTACCAGCTGTGCGGGTCTTGCCGATCCTGCCGTTTTTGAACTCTGGTGTTGATTTCTGCGGGCCTTTCTACCTACGACCACCACATCGCAAGGCCGCTCCACAGAAGTGTTTTGTGGCTGTATTCGTTTGTATGGCAACCAAGGCAGTTCATCTTGAACTTGTTGGCGACCTTTCTGCTGACTCATTCATCGCCGCTCTGAAGAGATTTGCGGCCCGTCGCGGAGTGCCGAAGACGCTGTTTTGCGACAACGGCACAAACTTCGTCGGTGCACGACGCACGCTGAACGAATTCCTGCGGCTGCTCAAAACTCAGCAAGCACAGGATCAGGTTGTGCGCAGCTGTTCGGCCGATGGTATCCAGTTCCAATTCATCCCTCCTCGGACGCCACACTTCGGAGGCATCTGGGAAGCGGCCGTCAAGTCCCTCAAGAACCATCTCCGCCGTACTGTCGGCAACGCAAACCTGACTGCTGAGCAGATGTCCACCTTTCTCGCCCAAGCTGAAGCCTGCTTGAACTCGCGGCCACTTACACCGATCTCCAACAACCCGGACGATCTGGACGTCCTAACACCGGGACACTTCCTGGTGCACAGACCGCTGATCGCCATACCGGAACCTTCGTATGAGGAGATTGCTACGAACCGCCTGTCTCAGTGGCAGATGATCCAAGAGTACCTTCGTCGTCTGTGGAAACGCTGGTCCACGGAATACCTCTCCGGCCTTCAGCAGCGCACTCGGTGGACTCACGAAAGGGACAACATTCGCATCGGGACAATGGTCCTGGTGAAGGAGGACAATCTTCCGCCGCAGAAGTGGCGCATTGGCAGAGTCATCGAGATCTTCCCCGGCAAGGACGGGCATGTTCGTGTCGTCAAGCTTCGCACACCGGACGGCGTCTACACGCGTGCCGTCACTCGGCTCTGCGTCCTGCCGATCGACGACAATCAGCAGCCGGCTCAGGACTCACAGTAG
- the LOC120427657 gene encoding uncharacterized protein LOC120427657, whose protein sequence is MVRPPGHGHQGGSSADGCQRRMISRGPIAAPTTVALYPDSASANGSTVVRIRKNSQASELSPFGNSRFPQQQKKRPVRRSSAWSPVAQNHASNYLLAQLLNKNQQSEILRRMKNAEADTNQLQQQLASQQLRIPIPQELQFHIQSNTQNVLLQDQRRMLYE, encoded by the exons ATGGTTCGTCCTCCAGGGCACGGTCATCAAGGAGGATCCAGCGCGGATGGCTGCCAAAGGAGGATGATAAGCAGAG GACCGATTGCTGCACCGACAACAGTGGCGCTCTATCCGGATAGCGCTTCCGCAAATGGTTCTACCGTGGTGCGAATTCGTAAAAACAGTCAAGCGAGTGAACTTTCTCCCTTCGGCAACAGTCGCTTCCCCCAGCAGCAGAAGAAACGTCCAGTACGGCGTTCAAGTGCCTGGTCGCCAGTGGCCCAAAACCATGCCAGCAACTATCTGCTGGCCCAGCTGCTCAACAAGAACCAGCAAAGCGAGATCTTGCGCCGCATGAAGAACGCCGAGGCCGACACAAACCAACTGCAACAGCAGCTGGCAAGTCAACAGCTGCGTATTCCGATCCCGCAAGAGCTGCAGTTCCACATCCAGAGCAACACACAGAACGTGCTGCTGCAAGACCAGCGCAGGATGCTGTACGAGTAG